The sequence GTCATCGAGCAGGCGTACCCGACGGCACAGTGCGACACCTTCCTCACCGAGGTGGAGGACTATCTCGCCTCCCATCCCGATGAGGTGGCGTACGCGGCGAACTCGGTGCTCGGGGGGTTTCAGGGCGACACCACCGCCACCCTGCACGGACTGGTCGGCAGGATTCCGTGCGCGGCAGGCATGGTGTTGCAGCGGGACCTCGTGGACTGCGCGCGGCGGGTACTCGCACCGCTGTCGGACACGATCCTTCTGACCATCGCCGAATACATGGCGCGTACACCGGGCGCGGCGCGGCAGGAACTGCACTGCGACACGTTCTCGTGGCGGCACGTCCCCGGTGGGCCGAACCCGATCGCGCTCACCGTGATGGCCGCGATGAGCGACTTCACGGCGGACAACGGCGCGACCTGGGTGGTGCTCGACAGCCACGGCGGGCCGCCGACCGCCCAGGCCCCCGACTGGAGCGAGGCGGTGCAGGCGGAGCTGCGCAAGGGCGACGCGCTGCTGTTCCGCGCCGACCTGTTTCACGCCGGAGGCGCGAACACCACCACCTCCGACGTCCGGCAGATCTTCTCGATGGGCTTCCAGGTGGCGTGGCTGCGCCAGGTGGAGAACGGCACGCTCAGCGTGCCACCCGAGGTCGCGGCCGGGCTCGACCCGGAACTACAGGAGTTGCTCGGCTACTCGCACGAACTCGTCCTCGGCCTCTACAAGGGAGGCCATCCCCGCAATGCGATAACGGCGTCCGCCCGATCCGCGTCCGCCTGACCGGTGAAGGCCCGGGCGGTCCGGCCCTCACCGGGGCCGGGCCGTCACCGGCGCGGCTCGTACCGGCCGCGCATCACCCTGCGAGCGATGACCGTGAACGCCAGCGACGGAACCCCCACCGCCAGTGCGAGTCCGGGTCGGCCCGCCGCCGCGATGAGGAAGCAGCCGAGGACGATGCGCTCGACCACCACGATCTCGTGTGCCCGCAGGCAGACGGCGCGGGGGATGGGCCTGCTCGACCGGACGACGCTCGCGAGCGAAACACCGCCGAGCACGGCGGGAACGAGCAGTACGCCGTAGTAGAGCCCCTCATCGACCGTGTCACCGAACGCCACCGGCCACAGCAGGGCGAGGACCAGCCAGCCCACGTAGAAGCGCACCAGCGCGCGCACCGTGGCGTCGTCGCCGTAGCGGACCGGATAAGTCGAATAGCCGCCGTCGCGATCACCGTCCCTGTCGCACAGTGCGCCGAGGAGATTCGACCCGGAGTCGTGGACCCAGAACATCAGCGCCAGCGGCAGGAGTTCCGGAGCGAAGAGCGGCTGCACCGTCATCGACCCGAACAACACCGTGAGCGCCGTCGGAAGGCCCCTGCTCACGTTCCCCCACAGGCCCCGCCCTTTGAGCCTGCTCGCGTAGGCGATGCCGAAGACGGCCGCGGGCACGGCCAGCAGCACGGTCAACGGGTTGGCGAGTACGGCGAGCGCCGCGGACACGGCGATCAAGCCCACCATCGCGTTGCGCGCGGTCACCGCGCGGATGCGGCCGGAGGGAACCGGCCGGTGCGGTTTGGTGAGAGCGTCGAGTTCCCGGTCGAAATAGTCGCCGCCGTAGAGGGAGGCGATCCAGGCCAGTGTCGGAACAAGCCACGCGAGCACCAGCGACCCCGGCGGCGCGCCGGGATCGGTGAGAATCGCGCCGGTCAATCCCACCGTGCCCGCGTAGAAAATCGTGTCGGGTCTGCATGCCTCGAGGTGAGCCAGTACTCGAACGCGCATAGCGGGGGCACTGTGCATGGCCCCGGACGCTAGCAGCAAACGAAATCATGGAGCAGTTTTGCGGCAGTTCGACGTCAACCGGGGAAAGGAAACGCCCATGAAACGTTCGGCGCATGTCATCGGCGGCGGCATCGCAGGACTGGCCACGGCGGTGGCCCTGAGCCGAAGCGGATGGACGGTGCGGGTCTTCGAGCGCGCCACCACCCTGCGCGCGACAGGAGGAGGAATCGGCATCACCCCCAACGGGATGCGGGCACTCGACGCGCTCGGCCTCGGCGACGACGTCAGGGCGCGGGCGGTCGTGCAGGGCGAGGGCGGCGTGCGTGTCCCCAGTGGACGGTGGCTGGCCCGCAGCGAACTGGGGTTCGTCGAGCGCCGCTACGGCGACGCCATCCGCGCTCTGCACCGCTTCGACCTGCTCTCCGCCATCGCTGGGGCGCTGCCACCTGGCGCACTGCGCTTCGGCACAAGCGCCGAGGTCGTGTCCTTCGGCACCGCCACCGCACCGGCCGTGATCCGGGCGGGGGACAGCGAACTGGAGGCCGACGTGGTGGTGGCGGCCGACGGAATCCACTCGGCGACACGGCACCGGATGCACCCCCGCCATCCCGGCCTTCGCTCCACCGGTGCGGTGAGCTGGAGGTGCGTCGTGCCCTCGGACGGGTTGTCGCCGGTGGCCGCCGAGACGTGGGGTCGGGGCCTGCGTCTGTCGATCCTTCCCCTGCCGAGACGGCGGGTGCACTTCTCGGCGCTCGCCAGGCTCACCGCGCGCGGGCGGGCCGGCCACTCCGGGGGTCCCGCTCCGCTGTTCGGGCACTGGCACGACCCCATCCCCGCACTGCTCGACCGGGCGCGGGAGCACGAACTGTTCTTCGACCGGATCGAGGAGCTGGTGCGCCCACTCGGCACCTTCGTCGCAGGACGCGTCGCGCTGGTCGGCGACGCCGCGCACGCGATGACCCCCAATGTCGGATCAGCCAACCTGGCGCTGGAGGACGCCGTCGAGCTGGGGTCGGCCCTCTCCGGCGCGCGGACCACCCCGGATGCCGCGCTCGCCGCCTACGACATCGCGCGACGGCCGCGAACCGCCCGCCTCGCGACGATGTCGAGGTGGATGGGCAGGGTCGCGGAGCTGTCGCCCCTGCCCGCCGTGGCCGCCCGCAACGCGGGAGTGTGGCTCGGCGGGTTCCTGCCCGAGTCGGTGTCGCGGGGATCGATGGACGCGATGGTGTCCTGGACCCCGCCCCACTGACCGGCGGTTGTTCGCCGTTCACCGGCATTGCCATCCGGAAGGCCCTCGGGCTTGAATGCTGGTCGCCGGATTCCCGCGGATCGCGCCGGAGGTCGTCGAATGGTGCGTGCTCCGTACTCGAACGTGAAGACGGGACAACATGGAAGCACGGGATTTCGAGTTGCTCATCGGACAGAACATCATCGACCGGTACCGTTCCGACGACAATCGGGCGACCGTTTTCGAACTGCTCGGCAAGGAATGGGATCTGCT comes from Saccharomonospora xinjiangensis XJ-54 and encodes:
- a CDS encoding phytanoyl-CoA dioxygenase family protein yields the protein MGETVPRFTRGYDPGELDAAVRDRGAAVIEQAYPTAQCDTFLTEVEDYLASHPDEVAYAANSVLGGFQGDTTATLHGLVGRIPCAAGMVLQRDLVDCARRVLAPLSDTILLTIAEYMARTPGAARQELHCDTFSWRHVPGGPNPIALTVMAAMSDFTADNGATWVVLDSHGGPPTAQAPDWSEAVQAELRKGDALLFRADLFHAGGANTTTSDVRQIFSMGFQVAWLRQVENGTLSVPPEVAAGLDPELQELLGYSHELVLGLYKGGHPRNAITASARSASA
- a CDS encoding UbiA family prenyltransferase translates to MRVRVLAHLEACRPDTIFYAGTVGLTGAILTDPGAPPGSLVLAWLVPTLAWIASLYGGDYFDRELDALTKPHRPVPSGRIRAVTARNAMVGLIAVSAALAVLANPLTVLLAVPAAVFGIAYASRLKGRGLWGNVSRGLPTALTVLFGSMTVQPLFAPELLPLALMFWVHDSGSNLLGALCDRDGDRDGGYSTYPVRYGDDATVRALVRFYVGWLVLALLWPVAFGDTVDEGLYYGVLLVPAVLGGVSLASVVRSSRPIPRAVCLRAHEIVVVERIVLGCFLIAAAGRPGLALAVGVPSLAFTVIARRVMRGRYEPRR
- a CDS encoding FAD-dependent monooxygenase: MKRSAHVIGGGIAGLATAVALSRSGWTVRVFERATTLRATGGGIGITPNGMRALDALGLGDDVRARAVVQGEGGVRVPSGRWLARSELGFVERRYGDAIRALHRFDLLSAIAGALPPGALRFGTSAEVVSFGTATAPAVIRAGDSELEADVVVAADGIHSATRHRMHPRHPGLRSTGAVSWRCVVPSDGLSPVAAETWGRGLRLSILPLPRRRVHFSALARLTARGRAGHSGGPAPLFGHWHDPIPALLDRAREHELFFDRIEELVRPLGTFVAGRVALVGDAAHAMTPNVGSANLALEDAVELGSALSGARTTPDAALAAYDIARRPRTARLATMSRWMGRVAELSPLPAVAARNAGVWLGGFLPESVSRGSMDAMVSWTPPH